The genomic interval CGAGCGTGCCGTCGATTCTTCCATTTCGAATCCCAGCACGGTTGCAAAGCGGACGGCTCGCAGCATTCGCAGTTTATCTTCGTCGATTCGCTGATCGGGCTGCCCGATGGTGCGCAGCAGTCCTTGCTCCAGGTCGACTTGTCCGCCCACAAAATCGATGACTTCGTCGGCTTGTGGATCATAAAACAATCCGTTGATGGTGAAATCTCGCCGCAGAGCGTCTTGTTCTGCCGATCCGAAATGCACGCTGTCTGGTCGACGTCCGTCGCTGTACTCGCCGTCACTGCGAAACGTCGCGACCTCTGTTGGCATGACCACTGGCGGCACGACCGACGAAGGGGCATCGCTGTGTGAATCACCCGCGTAGGAATGTCTTGGCGGCAGGACTCCGATCACGCCGAATGATGCGCCAAAGGCAAGCGTGTGTCGGTGTCCAAAGACCTCGCGGATCGTTTCCGGCGTGGCGTTGGTGGCGACATCAAAGTCTTTGGGGGCTCGGCCCAGAAGCGCGTCTCGTACGCACCCGCCGGCAAAGTAGGCAACGAAACCGGCGTCAGCCAACACTCGCGTGATCCTGACGGCTTCCTGGTAGCCGCGTGAGCATTCGGGGGCGGATTGGAAAAGGTTTTCGTGAAACAAAGTTTGGCTTCCTCGCGTGGGTCGGTTTGCGATTGTCAAACCCGTGATCGGTTCGTTAGAAAAACGTCATGAACTCATCCAAGGCAAGACCGACGACACGACGCAAGCGAGGGGTGGTGGGTGTGATCTTGCGTGACGAGCGAATGCTGGTCATTCGCCGGTCGCTCACGGTGACCGCTCCGGGAATGTTGTGTCTGCCAGGGGGAACCATTGAGGAAGGTGAGTCGGAGTGTGAGGCATTGGTTCGCGAAATGCAAGAAGAACTGCTGATCGATGTCGAGCCGATCGGGCTGTGCTATCGCAGTGTCACCGCGTGGGGGACGAACTTGGCGTGGTGGCAAGCAGAATTGTCACCGGCGCAGGTACCCAAGGCCAATCCGGATGAAGTGGCGGAGTATTTTTGGTGCACCCGCGACGAGCTTCGTTCCGCAAGCGACGCGCTGCCCAGCTTGCCGGAGTTTGTGGCCGCGTGGGAGTCCGGGATGATCAAGATCGACGCATCGTGGCGTTGAGCGGACGCGTTACAGCAGCAGCTCAAACTCGATTCTTGGCGGCGTATTGTTCGGCGTACTCGATCGCCCACGCG from Stieleria varia carries:
- a CDS encoding NUDIX hydrolase, whose amino-acid sequence is MNSSKARPTTRRKRGVVGVILRDERMLVIRRSLTVTAPGMLCLPGGTIEEGESECEALVREMQEELLIDVEPIGLCYRSVTAWGTNLAWWQAELSPAQVPKANPDEVAEYFWCTRDELRSASDALPSLPEFVAAWESGMIKIDASWR